The genomic interval GACATATTCCATTAAAAAACAGCATGATACTAGCTAAGCAACCAAAAACCAGAAAGCTCTCCCATGATGCTCAATTTATATCACTTGACATCGCCGAACTTTACTCAAACATACCCATACGAGAAGCTGTAACTGTAATACAAAAGAACCTTAGGAAACACAAGAAACtttcatacacagaaattgttGAATTCATGGAAGTCCTTCAGCTAACCCTAAGTTCAACAACTTTACTTTTAATAGCAACATATATAAACAAACAGGCGGCCTAGCAGTAGGATCATGTATATCTGGTACGATAGCTGACATACATAAATCacttagaacaaaaattatttaacagcCAAGAACCTTGGCAAAAGAAAATTCCATTTTataggagatatgtagatgacacacaacCGTTAGTGAAAGGGGATGCCAAAGACATCAGACATTCTAAATTACTTCAGTAATCTACACgaaaaagttaaatttacagtggaacatgagcaaaataaaagcatcaactttctggacctaagacaccacaatccctgcaaccacatgtcacccaaatatccataaacaggcagcatacaggtcaATGCCAAATAGGGCAACTCAAATACCACTGAACCAAGAAAAcgtgcaacaagaaataaacacagtgaagAAGATTGCAGTTGCCAATGGGTACAATGCTTCCATGGTTGACACAATTCTAGAGACAGTGAAGAAAGGCATAGgtacaaactgcaccacagaagGAAACGAGAAAAAATGTATACCTAGTATCCCATACATTGTGCAATGTACCtcagaagattgcaaatattttaaaaatcatgaagTAAGAATTGGGTTTTCTACATTTAAtaaaccacaacaaaaactaattcaCAATATAAAGTGTAAGCATGATCCAtactcagactctggaatatacaaggtcacatgctccatgttctacctaggacaaacaatccgaaatttcaacaccaggtacacagagctgACGAAAGcctacacgcacgcacacacacacgcacacacacacacacacacacacacacacacacacacacacacacacacacattctctacaTCAGCCACACAAACACATGTACATAATACAGAACACCCaattggaaaaatagagcaaaatgtcaaagtactccacttaccaaataaaggacataaaatggatttacTAGAAGAACtacagatatattcacattacagaaaatattaaatgACAACTTGAAAGCGAATCGGTGAATTTCTTCACATGTTCcgatagtatacttaaataaaaatagtaacacatagaaataagcacaattgtaaaattgaCATCagtaaattatgatccaaattgttaaggtaaataacctCTGTTCAAAAACATAtattctgtggaagacctataatgtcatctctgttgaTTACTTGTAAGAACACCTGTATCACTGTTTTGTTTATGAAAAAGTTTTCGAAGTTTTAAAGTGcaaaagttgtgtgtgatgttaagtgtgtgtgGTACTCTGCACAAAAGGACCATAAGGAAacagtcaacaaaatgaagcaaaatctcacacatcgacaacatcacataggaatgacataacaaacacaaaaaacgcacttgaaaacggGTATCACTTACCAAAACGCGtcgtgcaaaaaataaaataaagaaaatcgtgactggtatcaatcagatgagttacttataaacaaacctattgttttcacagacACCGGCTTTCATAacaatttataatggatcaaatcagagaaTAAGATACTAGATAACACAAGCCCATGAGGTATCTGCTGAATCATTATCGACGCTATAGCCTCAGAACACCTCACTAGAGGATCCCAAACTTCTACTTAGTTCAATGTATCGCGGTTATAACAATATTTTGTCATGGTGATGTAAAGTGTGATTTAGCGGAATTGGTAAATGGAGAAGACGCAGCTAAGCAACAAGCTAAGTGGAAGCAGATTTTATAACTTTAAGCCTAATAAAGGCTCCTGGAATATTAACGGTATTCAAGTGAgtagtgcgtgggtagctcagttggtagagcacttgcccgcgaaaggccaacctaagaacttgtacctacgtcatggcatcgtagctatcgataccacacaactCCCACCTGAAACGGCGCACCATCCTCGAGTAGTGCTTCCGACGGCGGGTGGAGTGACTCAGGGGCGGAACAACtgaggggggaggtgggggcagCAGAACTGCCAGGGATTGCTGCCCATCCGCAACCCCGAATTGCTCCCGAGGGGAAAAAGAAAACGCACCACGCAAAACCTAATCAGGGCCGCGCACCGCCACTGTGTATGCTCGGATGAGGAGGTGGAGCAACGATCTCCATGGGTGACGGCGGTGGCGCCGGCGATGGCGTGacggcagcctcagcgtccatcggttCTGGCACCGCGGAGGAACACGGTGGCGACGACGGCGATGGCGGTGGCCGGAGGTGGGGCTGTGGCGCTGGCGAGAGGCGCCCGTCCAGTGCAGGAGACTGGACCGGCAGCGACGGCGACGGCAGGAGCGCCCGCGGAGGAGGCGAGAGCGGCGGAGGCGCCGTCGGTGGAGTTGTGGGCTGAAGCAGTGGAGCCACGAAGCTTCCAAACCTGCCGGAAAACAACCATCGGCAGAAAACCGAGGAAAGCACAAATGGATCTGGTTCCAGTGGTGTCTCTTGACAGTGCTGGggggaccagaaatgacaaataagacAGGCAAGACGACGAAGAATGCGCCTCTGttcccagcgctgcctgccagagaaaacgcgaTACAACGCCAAATCCTGCGGCGCCAAGCCAGACCAATGCGAAGCAGTGGGAGCGCGCTGTAGTGGGTGCAATAGCTACAGGAGCGACCGATGGGCACAGCCATGTAGCAATTCCACTGGGGAACAGGTGCCGCGCAGCTGGGAGCGATGTGAAGCAAGGAAAGTCCATAGTGCGCGCTCGTGAGTGTGTGGAACGCAACTAGCTCATCTGCGATTTAAATGTACGCACAAAGCATTCAGCCTCACCGTTCGACTGGGGGTGGAACGGGGCTGAGATCAGATGGTAAATGCCATTAGCAGAACAGAACGCTTCAAACTGAGGACACAAATTGGGGGCCGTTGTAGGAaacaataacttcaggaaggccctcaatgtAGAACATAGATGTGAAAGGCCGAACAGTACTGGCAGATTAGTAGAAGACATAGCACAACAAAAGTTGTTGTACGCATCAATAACCGtcaaccagcgggtgtcccagaaaggacccgcaaaatcaacATGAATGCACTGCCAAGgcgcagtaggagtcggccacgcaaagaagcgctggcggggagcagattgatgctccgcgcaagagcgacaattagcaagcaaattctcaatgtGTTTATCAATGCAGACCCAAGTGCAGTGACAATGCGCTAATTGCTTCgtccgcactataccccaatgaccagcgtgcagcaatcggaggatttccgactgtaacgaacgaggtacaaccacacgagactgatcattgtcagttccTAACGAGGtaacaccgtggtgtacagacaagttgtgacgttgcgcaaagtaacgtcgaacaagtggATCACGAATCTGCATAGCacatggaggccattgagtacgaatatactgaaAAAGAATCTGCAGGGAAGCATCGGCGGCTGTCGCAGCAGCAAAGCGACGAAAACccaccggaaaaccatcagctaattccttatcttgccAATCAATAAATATGAatgacaattcggaagaatcaaacacttcgtcaggacccataggtagacgagacaaagcatcagcattgccatgctgggTTGTAGGCCAAAACTAAAATTTCGTAATTTTAGTTAGACGAAACAAAGACCAACGAGGCAACTTTTGTACTGTACGAGCTggaactggctttgacgggtggaacaacgacgtcaaaggcttatgttcggtgaccaaatagaacttgcggccgtacaaaaaaatcatgaaactgtcgctccatatacaatagctaaaacttctttctcgatttgagaatagttttgctgggcagaattgagtAACTTAGATGCGAAAGCGATCGGGCGATCGACAGAATAAATGCGGTGCGAGAGGACGGCTCTGATgccgtgagaagatgcatcgacagccaaaattGGTTTGGAGGGATCAAAAGGAATCAAACAGAAATCACTCAACAAAGCAAATTTTAGCTTAAAAAAAGCAGTgtcacattccgaagaccaaacaaaaggaacgttcttacaTATACAGTCATGACATTCTGAATGATCAGCTTTTAAATCTGCGTGCGCAATGATTGTTTATTATTcacttctccccactgcatccgctttctacactcctggaaatggaaaaaagaacacattgacaccggtgtgtcagacccaccatacttgctccggacactgcgagagggctgtacaagcaatgatcacacgcacggcacagcggacacaccaggaacggcggtgttggccgtcgaatggcgctagctgcgcagcatttgtgcaccgtcgccgtcagtgtcagccagtttgccgtggcatacggagctccagcgcagtctttaacactggtagcatgccgcgacagcgtggacgtgaaccgtatgtgcagttgacggactttgagcgagggcatatagtgggcatgcgggaggccaggtggacgtaccgccgaattgctcaacacgtggggcgtgaggtctccacagtacatcgatgttgtcgccagtggtcggcggaaggtgcacgtgcccgtcgacctgggaccggaccgcagcgacacacggatgcacgccaagaccgtaggatcctacgcagtgccgtagggggccgcaccgccacttcccagcaaattagggacactgttgctcctggggtatcggcgaggaccattcgcaaccgtctccatgaagctgggctacggtcccgcacaccgttaggccgtcttccgctcacgccccaacatcgtgcagcccgcctccagtggtgtcgcgacaggcctgaatggagggacgaatggagacgtgtcgtcttcagcgatgagagtcgcttctgccttggtgccaatgatggtcgtatgcgtgtttggcgccgtgcaggtgagcgccacaatcaggactgcatgcgaccgaggcacacagggccaacacccggcatcatggtgtggggagcgatctcctacactggccgtacacctctggtgatcgtcgaggggacactgaatagtgcacggtacatccaaaccgtcatcgaacccatcgttctaccattcctagaccggcaaggcaacttgctgttccaacaggacaatgcacatccgcatgtatcccgtgccacccaacgtgctctagaaggtgtaagtcaactaccctggccaacatgatctccggatctgtcccccattgagcatgtttgggagtggatgaagcgtcgtctcacgcggtctgcacgtccagcacgaacgctggtccaactgaggcgccaagtggaaatggcatggcaagccgttccacagaactacatccagcatctctacgatcgtctccatgggagaatagcagcctgcattgctgcgaaaggtggatatacactgtactagtgccgacattgtgcatgctctgttgcctgtgtctatgtgcctgtggttctgtcagtgtgatcatgtgatgtatctgaccccaggaatgtgtcaataaagtttccccttcctgggacaatgaattcacggtgtttttatttcaatttccagtagtgtactaagTACTAATTATTTTATAATAGAATGACGACCAGTGGCAGCCTATTCGCGGGATGtttaagggtggggggggggggggagtaggacgtcaaaagggccgacttggagcaggagaggcatctcaggacattttaatttccagtgtctatacgattacaaataaattcgtaaaactttgacAGCATCACCAGGAATGATTCatgattcacacccattgcagtggaagttcgaaaatataacaaaataaatttttctacgtgtgaaatttcatcaatttttcacttactaatggctgcatttgttgctataggtacacttttcttcataagctagagagattcttcgatgaattttgcacagcatacataccacactcaCATGTGTATCAAaccctagaatttatttaatttatgtttataacaaaacacaaattttatagttaatcacctcaattttaccacagtttttaatagatttgaaaaattctagagtttcatacacctttaagtatggtttgtatggtgtgcaaaattcatcgaagaatctctctcacttatgaagaaaagtgtacctattgcaACAAACGCCgccattagtaaatgaaaaaaatgatgaaatttcacacgtaaaaaaaattacttcgttatgttttaggacttccactgctatgaatgtgaattctgaatctttcctggtcatgctgacaaagttttatgaatttatttggaaaagtatagacactggaaattgaaatgtcctgtggtgcctctcctgctccaagtcggcgcgtttgacgtcctaccctccttaaggcGAGGGAGAGGAGACACGTCTGTCCAATGTAAAATCATAAGGCTAGAAAGGGAGCCGCGGCTGCCGTTGAGAGTTGTATGTTCAAGCTGGAGAAGCTAGGTAAGGTACCACTGCTGCAGGGATGCCCAGGAAGCGTGACACCCTGTAACGAATGTTGTGGAAAGGACGGAGCATAGAGAAACATAACCATTAGTTTAAGCTGTTAAAGAACGCCGGGGATGGTTCCCTGTCAGGAAACGCGTCCGACATGAAATTACTATAGAAAACTGTTCATTGTGCAGTGTGTATATTTACTGTCATTATACACGGTATAATAGTTCATGTACCGTATGTAAATTACGGTGGAACAGTTTCGTCTTTTATAGTGTATGTACAgatcgatgcaatgttccttcagacatacatgcatgtcagaaggaacacACACTGTTAACGATTGACAGTCGTATTAAATTGTGAAATGCATTCGCAAAATTCAGAATTCGGTTGTACTCTGGCTGTACAATTTACTAGCaatatatgaaaatttgtacctgacACGGACTCGAACACGGTATTCGCGCCTTACGCGAACGCTcgtcttaaccactttggctatccttGCAAGACtcacggccagactcaaacttccgtaTGTTCCAGCGTCTACGGCCCATAGTGTTCGCATACAATTCGTACTATTGCCACTTGGTGCcttgctttggcatgaaatacGGTAGGGCAGTGTCGGTATTTTTACAGTGTCTATATatttcgatgcaatgttccttcggatacaCATACgtgttcctcctcttcttcttcttgaaaatccaaagggctctgagcactataggacttaacttctgtggtcatcagtcccctagaacttagaactacataaacctaactaacctaaggacatcacacacatccatggccgaggcaggattcgaacctgggaccatagcagcttcctcttcttcttcgtcttcttcttctccttcttcttcttattctcttTCTtccgtttttttcctttattgagtttcgatacccgccaaagggggcgggctggcagcaccttagtacgccgctcttcagcctacagaaaaaATGTAGACAATAAATACAAAAAGCAGGCGATAAACtctgtgacttaaatggtaaaatggcggaaaattgtggaacataaaacataaaacaaaggtttcgtgatgcaaataaaatacacaggaagcagacaggtaaaataatagacagacaattaaaaaacatgacgacattctggtttctgttcgcaagggatataaaaatcacacccagcgacagcatgatttctgttcgcaagacttcggaaagatgcacaacactgaaccctcacttgaacactgcactaaaaagttggtatAAATGTGACACACCACAGCTGAGGGCAGGCAGGggagaacctggacagatgatgggaaagaaaagggcgGAAGGAGCTGACAGAGGACAAGGactcataagagggggggggggggctaggcagACGTGAGACTGAGTGAGGaaagcagaggaggggaatgcaaaaggactcaggggagaggggGTAGAAGGTAGGCAGAGAGAGAGTAAGTGGGGAAAAACAAGATGTAAGGGGTGAGGGGGAGATCAAGCCCAGGGAAAGGACATAGGAATGGAGAgggagatgaggatcagagttgataggagggataaatggagggagagagggcatcatccgggagggggagttgacggaagccaccttgggaaaggacttGTTCTGTCTATTATAGATAGTTATATAAATTAAAGTCCACCACATGGCTGCTTTCTGTATGTTTgggctaatctcagaaactactgtaggcGCTTCGATACGGTTATCAACAAGAGATAGactgattcatgaggaaggtttgtgtacacAGTTCATAAATAGTTTATGTAAATTGGCCGTATTATAACGAATTAAAGTGACCTGGCGCTGCAAAAACGATGACATTACCATCTAGTGGAGAATGAACACAAAGCTCAAGCACCAGACTGGTGCTAGGTACCGCTACCGAAAGTCTGCCACGAGGTACCGCCATGGCATTCTTTACTATCAGCTCAGAACGGAATGCGCTGGAGATCTGCACTGAATATGTTCTTTTTTTACCTTTATGCTCCTAACATGATTAATACATTTTTGTGGCTGCTCGAAGAGACTATATGTGCTTTGTGACTTAGCTGAGTGTTGGCGCTCGAAGAGTTTCCGAGAGCATATATCCTAGTTGTTACTTAGAGATGCAGTATTTTGGAGTACTGATGGCTTGAAATCAGTTGTTCGCTCTTTTAGTACTTTGGAGAGCCGCTAAATGGACGTCCCTGCTTCTACAAAGCGCGTAAATTGAAAAACATGTTACAGGCGGATTCACTTCCAGAACATTCGTTGTTGCAGCGAGCTTGCGTAGTTATCTCGACAGCAAAAGTTTATCGTAAGATGGGACTCAGTGTGGCTGATGAAGAACTTCTAAGGCTGCTTGAAGAATCTGGCTCCAAAATTGACGATAAAGATTTTGAAATCAATGCCAGTATTTCTGAAACGCACGGTGATCTGCTTGAATCCTCCGTCTTATAAACAGGAGCCACATAAAGAAGTCGGAAAAGTGTATGAATGCTGGGGGTCTGCACCAGCCACTGAGGCTCGACTGGAGAGTGTTAAAAAAGGAGAAACGCGTGTATTTCCTGGTAAGGACAGTATTACTCTCTAATTTTGTTACTGTTagcacaatttgtaaaatttttcgtgCTATACCACGATTCTTTCCTAGCACATACGTCACCAATATAGTGGTTCTTTGCTGTTGTTGTCACGTGTATCGCTACCACTAACTGCATTGTATCTCAAAATCGGTGTTATAAATATTAGCCTTTGTTTACTGATGCCACCGAGATATACGCATGGCACGATAGCTAATGACACAACATTACTTGCTggcaatatttatttcattatcaaTTGCAAATCTGCTACTGATCAGACTGCGAAATATCGGTGCGCAATGCATCTGAAAATGAAAACACTTGGGGAATTACAGTCGCGACTAGAGATTCATCAACACAATCGCGTATCCTAACATGATTCCCAATTTGAAAACTCTTATAAACATAAAGTCCCACGCTGAGTTTTTCTGTCTAAACGTGGAGGCtgctctcaggaactactgtacagATCCTGATATGGTTTGTACTAAGAGCTATACTGATTCACGAAAAAAGTTTGTGCTTATAATTTATTGCCTCTATGCCAGAGAAGTCGTCCAATCATAGATACTTAGGGCTACCCATACGAAACCAGAGCGAGTTAGTAGTAAGTACGTGCAAGTACTACGTTTAGAACTATAAATCAAGAAAATGGCGTTTctcaatacaaaagtaattattaAGCCGAGTCCAAGGATTTTCAATTCCTGACATCTAAGATGATCTGCAACAATGAGTTCCAAATAGCCAATACCATAAAGAACCACAGAATAAAACTCCGAATGGATGACGTGCAACAGTTCCACTCCTAATTTGTTACATTATAATCACAAATATGGTATATTGATACAACAAATTAACACACAAAATATCATCTCCTATGAAGTGTGGTCGCATTCTGTCATATGACAAACTCTGTGCAGCTCGTAAATAACACGTCGCATTTTTCCCAGCTAACATTCAGTGAATCATATTGAAATTCGAACCTTGAAATATAGCGTACTGCAGACCATTTTTCCAAGCTTCGATTATCTTCTACTGAATTTATGGCACCATATTTCGGAAGTCTCGCTGCAGTTCATTAATATCCCG from Schistocerca gregaria isolate iqSchGreg1 chromosome 6, iqSchGreg1.2, whole genome shotgun sequence carries:
- the LOC126278897 gene encoding uncharacterized protein LOC126278897, with the translated sequence MGPGLSSPRRAASRPLRAGILDSGASEALGGPPDSTFVRKKLTSATDRSGFGSFVAPLLQPTTPPTAPPPLSPPPRALLPSPSLPVQSPALDGRLSPAPQPHLRPPPSPSSPPCSSAVPEPMDAEAAVTPSPAPPPSPMEIVAPPPHPSIHSGGARP